From a single Pseudomonas sp. A34-9 genomic region:
- a CDS encoding LysE family translocator, protein MHSYGLFVLFATLTILSPGPGVILTLSNAVRLGWTGAVPGILGIASGAFVVAAVSATSVGLILSTSAMAFSVLKYAGAAYLMYLGFKSWRSDRFRTLQAVRPSRAGYRFLEAASLQFLNPKAIFFFLAVFPQFIDTEQAFYPQFFKLVTSYAVLVIVVHGSYALLANAAKGWLSSPKGSWLTAKISGVTFAGFGVLMASATR, encoded by the coding sequence ATGCACAGCTACGGACTCTTTGTCTTGTTCGCCACCCTGACCATTTTAAGCCCCGGTCCCGGTGTGATCCTGACGCTTTCCAATGCCGTGCGCCTGGGCTGGACCGGCGCTGTACCGGGGATTCTGGGGATCGCCTCGGGGGCTTTCGTGGTTGCTGCCGTCAGTGCCACCAGCGTCGGCCTGATCCTCAGCACCTCGGCGATGGCCTTCAGCGTGCTGAAATACGCTGGGGCTGCCTACCTGATGTACCTCGGTTTCAAGAGTTGGCGTTCGGACCGTTTCCGCACCCTGCAAGCGGTTCGCCCTTCACGTGCGGGCTACCGTTTCCTGGAAGCAGCGTCTTTGCAGTTTCTCAATCCCAAAGCCATCTTCTTCTTTCTGGCGGTGTTCCCGCAGTTCATCGACACGGAACAGGCCTTTTACCCGCAGTTCTTCAAACTGGTGACGTCTTACGCGGTACTGGTGATTGTGGTGCATGGCAGCTACGCCCTGCTTGCCAATGCCGCCAAAGGTTGGCTGTCGAGCCCGAAAGGATCGTGGCTGACGGCAAAAATCTCGGGCGTGACGTTTGCCGGTTTCGGTGTCCTGATGGCTTCGGCAACTCGCTGA
- a CDS encoding branched-chain amino acid aminotransferase, whose translation MGNESINWDKLGFDYIKTDKRYLSYFRDGEWDKGTLTEDNVLHISEGSTALHYGQQCFEGMKAYRCKDGSINLFRPDQNALRMQRSCARLLMPTVDTEQFIEACKEVVRANERFIPPYGTGGALYLRPFVIGVGDNIGVRTAPEFIFSIFCIPVGAYFKGGLTPHNFQISSYDRAAPQGTGAAKVGGNYAASLMPGSKAKKANFADAIYLDPMTHTKIEEVGSANFFGITHDNKFVTPNSPSVLPGITRLSLIELAKSRLGLEVVEGDVLIDKLSDFKEAGACGTAAVITPIGGISYNDHLHVFHSETEVGPVTQKLYKELTGVQTGDIEAPAGWIVKV comes from the coding sequence ATGGGTAACGAAAGCATCAATTGGGACAAGCTGGGTTTTGACTACATCAAGACCGACAAACGCTATCTGTCGTACTTTCGCGATGGCGAGTGGGACAAAGGCACCCTGACCGAAGATAACGTGCTGCACATCAGCGAAGGCTCGACTGCCCTTCACTATGGCCAGCAATGCTTCGAAGGCATGAAGGCCTATCGTTGCAAGGACGGCTCGATCAACCTGTTCCGCCCGGACCAGAACGCCCTGCGCATGCAGCGCAGCTGCGCACGTCTGCTGATGCCGACGGTCGACACCGAGCAGTTCATCGAAGCCTGTAAAGAAGTGGTTCGTGCCAACGAGCGCTTCATTCCGCCATACGGCACCGGCGGCGCGCTGTACCTGCGTCCGTTCGTGATCGGCGTGGGTGACAACATCGGCGTGCGCACGGCTCCCGAGTTCATCTTCTCGATCTTCTGCATTCCGGTCGGTGCCTATTTCAAGGGCGGCCTGACCCCGCACAACTTCCAGATCTCCAGCTACGACCGCGCTGCCCCACAAGGCACCGGCGCAGCCAAGGTCGGCGGCAACTACGCCGCCAGCCTGATGCCGGGCTCGAAAGCGAAGAAAGCCAACTTCGCCGACGCGATCTACCTGGACCCGATGACCCACACCAAAATCGAAGAAGTCGGTTCGGCCAACTTCTTCGGGATCACCCACGACAACAAGTTCGTCACCCCGAACTCGCCGTCCGTGCTGCCAGGCATCACCCGCCTGTCGCTGATCGAACTGGCGAAATCGCGTCTGGGCCTGGAAGTGGTTGAAGGCGACGTGCTGATCGACAAGCTGTCGGACTTCAAGGAAGCCGGCGCCTGCGGCACTGCTGCGGTGATCACCCCGATCGGTGGCATCAGCTACAACGACCATCTGCACGTGTTCCACAGCGAAACCGAAGTCGGCCCGGTGACCCAAAAGCTCTACAAAGAGCTGACTGGCGTGCAGACCGGCGACATCGAAGCGCCAGCGGGCTGGATCGTCAAGGTTTGA
- a CDS encoding TIGR03915 family putative DNA repair protein, whose protein sequence is MINLDCDDLFDTWRHQARWLLSHEVDPSLVSWAAQGVGDLFANDDPVPEGQGPFQARIPRALLDTLEQASRYRGDQRWSLLYEVLWRVSHGDRTAMMAGDKLGSELQRRIKQVHREAHHLHAFVRFIERPSASAGPQYVAWHEPAHDILHSASEHFIGRMGRHRWLIATPRDGVYYDGEQLIHQRQCPQEWQQLAQNVDDPHGDLWLTYYSHIFNPARLNPKVMQGHLPARFWKNLPEGELIPGLITQARMGKQQNGQASGIASRAGKRIALK, encoded by the coding sequence ATGATCAATCTCGATTGCGACGATCTGTTCGACACCTGGCGCCATCAGGCGCGCTGGCTGCTGAGCCATGAAGTCGATCCAAGTCTGGTGAGCTGGGCTGCGCAAGGCGTGGGTGACCTGTTTGCCAATGATGATCCGGTGCCAGAAGGGCAGGGGCCGTTTCAGGCGCGTATTCCGCGTGCACTGCTCGACACGCTGGAACAAGCCTCGCGCTATCGCGGCGATCAACGCTGGAGCCTCTTGTATGAGGTGTTGTGGCGCGTTAGCCACGGCGACCGTACCGCGATGATGGCCGGGGACAAACTCGGCAGCGAACTGCAACGACGGATCAAACAAGTGCATCGGGAAGCCCACCATCTGCACGCGTTTGTACGTTTCATCGAACGCCCGTCAGCCAGCGCGGGTCCGCAGTACGTGGCGTGGCACGAGCCGGCCCACGACATCCTGCACAGTGCCAGCGAGCATTTCATCGGGCGGATGGGCCGCCATCGCTGGTTGATCGCCACCCCGCGTGACGGGGTCTACTACGATGGCGAGCAACTGATTCATCAGCGCCAATGCCCGCAGGAATGGCAGCAACTGGCACAGAACGTCGACGATCCTCATGGTGATCTGTGGCTGACCTATTACAGCCACATCTTCAACCCGGCGCGGTTGAACCCGAAGGTCATGCAGGGGCATTTGCCGGCGCGGTTCTGGAAGAACCTGCCGGAAGGTGAGCTGATTCCCGGATTGATCACTCAAGCGCGGATGGGCAAGCAGCAGAATGGTCAGGCGAGCGGAATCGCCTCGCGTGCGGGCAAGCGCATCGCATTGAAATAG
- a CDS encoding helix-turn-helix transcriptional regulator produces the protein MHAEHQDIGVSQVAAAIAEPARTKILCSLMDGHARTSTELATIAEVSASTASVHLAKLKDLALVRLHVQGRHRYYSLADQRVAQALEALMVIGQNAAPTFKAHTPDRLQFARTCYDHMAGTLAVLLHDRLLEAGWLVQTDEQAYRLSDSGAAMFLGLNIEVQDLTTLRRKFACPCLDWSMRRPHLGGSLGAALLQTALKRKWVTQDLDSRALALTALGRKEIGARFGVEWPVDGQIKKSQPAPMRAHPINSDRTEYR, from the coding sequence ATGCACGCAGAACATCAAGACATCGGCGTATCGCAGGTGGCCGCCGCCATCGCCGAGCCGGCGCGGACGAAAATCCTCTGCTCGCTGATGGACGGCCACGCCCGCACCAGCACCGAGTTGGCGACGATCGCCGAGGTCAGCGCCTCCACCGCCAGTGTGCACCTGGCGAAACTCAAGGATCTGGCCCTGGTGCGCCTGCATGTGCAGGGCCGCCATCGTTATTACAGCCTCGCTGATCAGCGGGTCGCGCAAGCGCTGGAGGCGCTGATGGTGATTGGCCAGAATGCGGCGCCGACGTTCAAGGCGCACACCCCGGATCGCCTGCAATTCGCGCGCACCTGCTATGACCACATGGCCGGAACGCTGGCGGTGTTACTGCACGACCGTTTGCTCGAGGCCGGTTGGCTGGTGCAAACCGACGAGCAGGCGTATCGCTTGAGCGACAGTGGCGCGGCGATGTTCCTCGGGCTGAACATCGAAGTGCAGGACTTGACGACTCTGCGCCGCAAGTTTGCCTGCCCGTGCCTGGACTGGAGCATGCGCCGGCCGCATCTCGGCGGCTCGCTGGGCGCGGCGCTGTTGCAAACGGCGTTGAAGCGCAAGTGGGTGACACAGGATCTGGATAGTCGGGCACTGGCGTTGACGGCGCTGGGGCGCAAGGAGATCGGTGCGCGGTTTGGCGTTGAATGGCCGGTAGACGGGCAGATCAAAAAATCGCAGCCTGCGCCAATGCGTGCCCACCCGATAAATTCCGACCGTACCGAATACCGGTAA
- a CDS encoding putative DNA modification/repair radical SAM protein, with protein sequence MQIIDKLSILADAAKYDASCASSGAPKRSSEGKSGLGSTDGMGICHSYTPDGRCVSLLKILLTNFCLYDCQYCVNRRSSDVPRARFTPEEVVALTMDFYRRNCVSGLFLSSGIIRSADYTMEQLVRVAKLLREEHEFRGYIHLKTIPEADPALIEEAGRYADRLSVNIELPTDASLQVLAPEKDITSIKQAMNTIYTGVQTVLNEPRSAKFAPAGQSTQLIVGADDTDDSTILHSAQALYGNFRLRRVYYSAFSPIPDSPKSVPLAAPPLMREHRLYQADFLLRSYGYSADELLKGPGNLALDIDPKLAWALQNREVFPLDLNRAEASLIARIPGIGLRTTERLLELRRQRRIRYEDVARMRCVLAKAKPFIITSDYHPQQAEVTSHLLYQQLRDRPMPQQMGLWG encoded by the coding sequence ATGCAAATCATCGACAAGCTGAGCATCCTCGCCGACGCCGCCAAGTACGACGCCTCCTGCGCGAGCAGCGGCGCGCCCAAGCGCAGCTCCGAAGGCAAGAGCGGGCTGGGTTCGACCGACGGCATGGGCATCTGCCACAGCTACACGCCGGACGGGCGCTGCGTGTCGTTGCTGAAGATTCTGCTGACCAACTTCTGCCTTTATGATTGCCAGTACTGCGTCAACCGCCGCTCCAGCGATGTCCCGCGTGCCCGTTTCACCCCCGAAGAAGTCGTGGCGCTGACCATGGATTTCTACCGGCGCAACTGCGTCAGCGGGCTGTTTCTCAGCTCCGGCATCATCCGCTCGGCGGACTACACCATGGAGCAACTGGTGCGGGTGGCGAAGCTGCTGCGCGAAGAGCATGAGTTTCGCGGTTACATCCATCTCAAGACCATTCCCGAAGCCGATCCGGCATTGATCGAGGAGGCGGGGCGCTACGCCGATCGCCTGAGCGTCAACATCGAACTGCCGACCGATGCCAGCCTGCAAGTGCTGGCGCCGGAGAAAGACATCACATCGATCAAGCAGGCGATGAACACCATCTACACCGGCGTGCAGACCGTTTTGAACGAACCGCGCTCGGCGAAATTTGCCCCGGCCGGGCAGAGCACGCAATTGATTGTCGGCGCCGACGACACCGACGACAGCACCATTCTCCACAGCGCCCAGGCCTTGTACGGCAATTTCCGCCTGCGTCGGGTTTATTACTCGGCCTTCAGCCCGATCCCCGACAGCCCGAAAAGCGTGCCACTGGCCGCGCCGCCGCTGATGCGCGAGCATCGTTTGTATCAGGCCGATTTTCTCCTGCGCAGTTACGGCTACAGCGCCGACGAGTTGCTCAAAGGGCCGGGTAATCTGGCGCTGGACATCGACCCGAAACTGGCTTGGGCGTTGCAGAATCGTGAGGTGTTCCCGCTGGATCTGAACCGTGCCGAAGCCTCCTTGATCGCGCGTATTCCCGGCATCGGTTTGCGCACCACCGAGCGATTGTTGGAGCTGCGCCGCCAGCGGCGCATTCGTTACGAAGATGTCGCGCGCATGCGTTGCGTGCTGGCCAAGGCCAAGCCATTCATCATCACCAGCGACTACCACCCGCAGCAGGCCGAGGTCACCAGCCATTTGCTCTATCAGCAATTGCGCGACCGGCCGATGCCGCAGCAGATGGGGCTGTGGGGATGA
- a CDS encoding Nramp family divalent metal transporter — protein MKFSLPKIATAPFCPPEVAGSVAVDPNASFFKRVLRFAGPGLLVSIGYMDPGNWATAIEAGSRFGYSLLFVVLLASLAGMVVQCLCSRLGIATGRDLAQLSRERYSTPTARLQWVLAEISIIATDLAEVLGCALAFHLLLGCSLTFGIALTAFDTLLVLALQNRGFRRLEAIMLVLVATIGVCFFVELLLIKPYWPDVAQGFKPSLAAIGEAAPLYLAIGILGATVMPHNLYLHTSIVQTRMIGKDLASKQDAVKLARIDTIGSLALALLVNAAILILAAAAFHQSGHTDVVDIQDAYHLLDPLVGGALASVLFGVALLASGQSSTFTGTIAGQVIMEGYLNLRIPCWQRRLITRGLALIPAFIGVWLMGDNAIGKLLVLSQVVLSLQLPFALFPLIRMTNDEQLMGPFVNRWPTRVLAWGLFVVISGANSWLILQWAV, from the coding sequence GTGAAATTCAGCTTGCCCAAAATCGCCACCGCGCCGTTTTGCCCGCCGGAAGTGGCCGGCAGTGTCGCGGTAGATCCCAATGCCTCGTTCTTCAAACGCGTGCTGCGTTTCGCCGGCCCCGGGTTGCTGGTGTCTATCGGTTACATGGATCCGGGCAACTGGGCCACCGCCATCGAGGCCGGATCGCGCTTTGGCTACAGCCTGTTGTTTGTGGTGTTGTTGGCGAGTCTGGCCGGCATGGTCGTGCAATGTCTGTGTTCGCGGCTGGGCATCGCCACCGGGCGCGATTTGGCGCAATTGTCCCGCGAGCGCTACAGCACGCCAACTGCACGGCTGCAGTGGGTGCTGGCAGAAATCTCGATCATCGCCACCGATCTGGCCGAAGTGCTCGGTTGTGCACTGGCCTTTCACTTGCTGCTCGGTTGTTCGCTGACCTTCGGCATTGCCTTGACGGCGTTCGACACCTTGCTGGTGCTGGCCCTGCAGAATCGCGGCTTTCGCAGGCTGGAAGCGATCATGTTGGTGCTGGTCGCGACCATCGGCGTGTGTTTCTTCGTTGAACTGCTGCTGATCAAACCGTACTGGCCGGACGTCGCCCAGGGTTTCAAACCGTCGCTGGCGGCGATTGGCGAGGCGGCGCCGCTGTACCTGGCGATCGGTATTCTCGGCGCTACGGTGATGCCGCATAACCTCTATCTGCACACCTCGATCGTGCAGACGCGGATGATCGGCAAGGATCTGGCAAGCAAGCAGGATGCGGTGAAGCTGGCACGCATCGACACCATCGGTTCGCTGGCGCTGGCGTTACTGGTCAACGCGGCGATCCTGATTCTTGCGGCGGCAGCGTTCCACCAGTCCGGGCACACTGACGTGGTGGACATTCAGGACGCCTACCACTTGCTTGACCCGCTGGTGGGCGGCGCGCTGGCCAGTGTGCTGTTCGGCGTCGCGCTACTGGCGTCGGGGCAGAGCTCGACCTTCACCGGCACCATCGCCGGGCAGGTGATCATGGAGGGTTATCTGAACCTGCGTATCCCCTGCTGGCAGCGGCGCTTGATTACTCGCGGACTGGCGTTGATTCCGGCGTTTATCGGCGTGTGGCTGATGGGCGATAACGCGATCGGCAAGTTGCTGGTGTTGAGTCAGGTGGTGTTGAGTCTGCAATTGCCATTTGCCTTGTTCCCATTGATCCGCATGACCAACGACGAGCAACTGATGGGGCCGTTTGTGAATCGCTGGCCAACCCGGGTGCTGGCCTGGGGGTTGTTCGTGGTGATCAGTGGCGCTAATAGCTGGCTGATTTTGCAGTGGGCGGTTTGA
- a CDS encoding cytochrome P450, translating to MNPISAATHVDPYPYYAELRAGGGLSFHPDLKLWVASSARAVCAVLAHADCRVRPAREPVPKAIAASMAGKVFGQLMRMNDGERQRCPRSAIEPELAALDLDAVDRLVAARLITADADGVYKAMFRGPVCVVAALLGFTPAQARVVSELTADFVACLSPLSNDLQLAAANVAAEQLRGNFIELLAEPASDLLSAIQQRFVGDEETLIANLIGLCSQTFEACAGLIGNTLLALRRQPALRGESIDALLSEVQRFDPPVQNTRRFVATPCEIAGVRVEAGDVILLLLAAANRDPALNERPEEFLLNRENRRSFSFGSGRHQCPGQALALSIAGATVREILANGIDLNHLNWHYRPSLNGRVPMFSDVGA from the coding sequence ATGAACCCGATCAGCGCCGCAACGCATGTCGATCCTTATCCCTACTACGCCGAACTGCGCGCAGGAGGTGGACTGTCGTTTCATCCGGATCTGAAACTGTGGGTCGCCAGTAGCGCCCGGGCGGTGTGTGCGGTGTTGGCCCACGCCGACTGCCGGGTGCGTCCGGCACGGGAGCCAGTGCCCAAGGCGATTGCCGCAAGCATGGCCGGCAAAGTCTTTGGCCAGTTGATGCGCATGAATGACGGTGAGCGCCAGCGCTGCCCGCGTTCTGCGATTGAGCCTGAGTTGGCCGCGCTCGACCTTGATGCCGTCGACAGACTGGTCGCCGCGCGGCTGATCACAGCGGACGCCGACGGTGTGTACAAGGCAATGTTTCGTGGCCCGGTGTGCGTGGTCGCGGCGCTTTTGGGATTCACCCCGGCGCAGGCGCGGGTGGTCAGTGAACTGACGGCGGACTTCGTTGCCTGTCTGTCGCCGTTGAGCAATGACCTGCAATTGGCCGCGGCAAATGTAGCGGCCGAACAACTGCGCGGCAACTTCATCGAACTGCTCGCCGAACCCGCCAGCGACTTGCTCAGCGCAATCCAGCAGCGCTTTGTCGGCGATGAGGAAACCCTGATCGCCAACCTGATCGGCCTCTGCTCGCAGACGTTCGAAGCCTGCGCCGGACTGATCGGCAATACGCTGTTGGCGCTACGTCGTCAGCCGGCACTGCGCGGCGAATCCATCGACGCACTGCTCAGCGAAGTGCAGCGCTTCGACCCGCCCGTGCAGAACACCCGGCGCTTTGTCGCCACGCCGTGCGAGATTGCCGGTGTACGTGTCGAAGCAGGCGATGTGATTCTGCTTTTGTTGGCCGCGGCCAATCGTGATCCGGCGCTTAACGAACGGCCGGAGGAGTTTCTGCTGAATCGCGAGAACCGCCGCAGTTTCAGTTTCGGCAGTGGTCGGCATCAGTGTCCGGGGCAAGCGTTGGCGCTGAGTATTGCCGGGGCTACGGTCCGGGAAATACTCGCAAACGGCATCGATCTGAATCACCTGAACTGGCACTACCGGCCTTCGCTCAATGGGCGCGTTCCAATGTTTAGCGATGTCGGCGCCTGA
- a CDS encoding LysR substrate-binding domain-containing protein — protein sequence MKKPLPPLNAVRAFVVAARHQSFSLAAEELHVSHSAVSRHVKLLEEHLGVLLFERRIRQLLLTPAGQRFYQQVSAGLAQIADAAAELKQQAARPTININVRPSFAQLWLTPRLADFAAQHPHIDAQVITQTQSPDPARDDFDIVIRRGRDDWAPTLEAHALFEDELVLVAAPGLIERLPLTSLAGLSAHTLLTVRARREDWHHWAMHFGQSQSTTQVIRQFDYMHRVLEAAVAGEGLALCPTTLLGTHLSSSRLICPLPDLRMPLPRYYYAVAPQTSAPASVFIEWLHKQRP from the coding sequence ATGAAAAAACCACTCCCTCCGCTTAACGCGGTTCGTGCCTTCGTTGTGGCCGCGCGTCACCAGAGCTTTAGCCTGGCGGCCGAAGAACTGCATGTCAGCCACAGTGCGGTCAGCCGCCACGTCAAATTGCTCGAAGAGCACTTGGGTGTTCTGTTGTTTGAGCGGCGTATCAGGCAGTTGCTGTTGACGCCGGCCGGTCAGCGTTTTTATCAGCAAGTCAGCGCCGGTCTGGCGCAGATTGCCGACGCCGCTGCCGAGTTGAAACAGCAGGCGGCGCGACCGACGATCAACATCAATGTTCGGCCGTCCTTCGCACAGCTATGGCTGACGCCTCGATTGGCGGACTTCGCCGCGCAGCATCCGCATATCGACGCCCAGGTCATCACGCAAACGCAATCGCCGGATCCGGCCCGCGATGATTTCGACATTGTCATCCGTCGTGGACGCGACGACTGGGCGCCGACGCTCGAGGCGCACGCGTTGTTCGAGGATGAATTGGTCCTGGTCGCGGCGCCTGGATTGATTGAACGGCTGCCGCTGACGAGCCTTGCAGGCCTCAGCGCGCATACCTTGCTGACCGTCAGGGCGCGTCGCGAAGACTGGCACCACTGGGCCATGCACTTCGGGCAGAGTCAAAGTACCACGCAGGTGATCCGGCAATTCGATTACATGCACCGGGTGCTGGAAGCAGCGGTGGCGGGCGAGGGGCTGGCGCTGTGTCCGACCACGTTGCTGGGCACGCATTTGTCGAGCAGTCGGTTGATCTGCCCGTTGCCTGACTTGCGCATGCCACTGCCGCGCTATTACTACGCTGTGGCGCCACAGACGTCGGCGCCTGCCAGCGTGTTCATCGAGTGGTTGCACAAACAGCGGCCATGA